A window of the Oncorhynchus masou masou isolate Uvic2021 chromosome 13, UVic_Omas_1.1, whole genome shotgun sequence genome harbors these coding sequences:
- the her8.2 gene encoding hairy-related 8.2: MTTSAMAHNMGRHSSAKEERKLRKPLIERKRRERINNCLDQLKETVVGAFSLDQSKLEKADILEMTVKHLQNVQTHKFSADPTLGLEAQQKYSTGYIQCMHEVHNMLLSCEWMDKTLGSRLLNHLLKSLPRSSEEHPSQANPNLRPDAPPPSQGPGAPTTPIRGDPRSGRQGQMEGPLCHVVGPQDKPLLLPGSPHLGMLEMWRPW; this comes from the exons ATGACAACCAGCGCCATGGCGCACAACATGGGGAGACACTCGAGTGccaaggaggagagaaag TTGCGCAAACCGCTCATTGAGAGGAAAAGACGGGAGAGGATTAATAACTGCTTGGATCAGCTGAAAGAAACGGTCGTCGGGGCGTTCAGTCTTGAC CAATCGAAACTTGAAAAGGCGGACATTCTAGAGATGACAGTGAAACATCTGCAGAATGTTCAGACACATAAATTCAGTG cagACCCCACCTTAGGCCTGGAAGCACAGCAGAAGTACAGCACAGGCTACATCCAGTGCATGCACGAGGTCCACAACATGCTGCTCAGCTGCGAGTGGATGGACAAAACATTGGGCTCCCGCCTGCTCAACCACCTACTCAAATCCCTGCCCCGCTCAAGCGAAGAGCACCCCTCTCAGGCCAACCCCAACCTCAGGCCCGACGCCCCCCCACCCAGCCAGGGGCCAGGAGCCCCCACTACACCCATCAGAGGGGACCCCAGGTCTGGGAGGCAGGGCCAGATGGAGGGGCCACTGTGCCATGTGGTGGGGCCCCAGGACAAGCCCCTGCTCCTGCCTGGGAGTCCCCACCTGGGCATGCTGGAGATGTGGAGGCCCTGGTAA
- the LOC135551548 gene encoding transcription cofactor HES-6-like, which produces MAPSALHIKNGFGMDEDDYYGINKGDRKARKPLVEKKRRARINESLQELRTLLADTDSKVENAEVLEMTVKKVEHILKDRPQETDIMNREASERFAAGYIQCMHEVHMFVSNCPGIDATVAAELLNHLLECMPLNEDHFQDMVMDIISDTSSNNGSTWPAGEAVSVALASPGCRSIASGSSSALSPAASNTSSEDLCSDLYETDSEHNQRATDALENQEAQNMPTITYSKSMWRPW; this is translated from the exons ATGGCCCCCTCGGCTCTGCACATCAAGAACGGATTTGGCATGGATGAGGATGACTACTACGGGATTAATAAAGGGGATAGAAAG GCTAGAAAACCTTTGGTGGAGAAGAAGAGGCGTGCTCGTATCAATGAGAGTTTGCAGGAGCTTCGGACCTTGCTCGCTGACACCGAC TCAAAGGTGGAGAATGCGGAGGTTCTGGAGATGACAGTGAAAAAAGTGGAGCACATTCTCAAAGATCGTCCCCAAG AGACTGACATCATGAACCGGGAGGCCAGCGAGAGGTTTGCAGCAGGCTACATCCAGTGCATGCATGAGGTCCATATGTTTGTGTCCAACTGTCCCGGGATAGACGCGACGGTGGCGGCCGAGCTACTGAACCACCTGCTGGAGTGTATGCCCTTGAACGAGGACCACTTCCAAGACATGGTTATGGATATAATATCGGACACTTCCAGCAACAACGGCAGCACTTGGCCAGCCGGCGAGGCAGTGAGCGTGGCCCTAGCCTCACCCGGATGCAGAAGTATAGCCAGCGGCTCTTCCTCGGCCCTCTCCCCCGCCGCCTCCAACACCTCCAGTGAGGACCTGTGCTCTGACCTGtacgagacagacagcgagcacAACCAGCGCGCTACCGATGCACTGGAGAACCAAGAAGCCCAGAACATGCCCACCATCACCTACTCCAAATCAATGTGGAGGCCCTGGTAG